From the Psychrobacillus sp. FSL K6-4046 genome, one window contains:
- a CDS encoding ABC transporter ATP-binding protein yields the protein MLKKFFSFYKPHKRLFIIDFSSAVFVAILELAFPVAVQWFIDDLLPSGNWETIVRVGIVLLFVYIISTVLQYIVSYLGHKLGINIETDMRQKLFNHVQRQSFRFFDNTKTGHIMSRITNDLFDIGELAHHGPEDLFIAIMTIIGTFTIMFNINPELAIIAIIMVPFLSIVATYGNIMMNKAWKNMYGKIADVNARVEDSVSGVRVVQSFTNENFEISRFKEDNSQFRIAKLKAYKVMAGTHSTIYMMTRLVTLVVLVVGAWFSFQNYITYGELVSFILYVNVLIKPVDKITALLELYPKGMAGFKRFLELVEQEPEIEDKPNAIQVNHLNGNISFSHVSFQYDEHKTVLKDINLSIRAGETVAFVGPSGAGKTTICSLIPRFYDVSDGAISVDGINIQDLSLQSLRSQIGIVQQDVFLFTGTIRENIAYGKKDATEEEIRSAAKKAHLESLIASLPAGYETQIGERGLKLSGGQKQRLAIARMFLKNPPILILDEATSALDTETEKIIQQSLMELAEDRTTLIIAHRLATIRDADRVIVVTEDGIAEDGSYNELVAKEGIFARLHNIQFQQV from the coding sequence ATGCTCAAGAAATTTTTTTCATTTTACAAACCACATAAACGATTATTTATTATTGATTTTAGCAGTGCCGTTTTTGTTGCAATTTTAGAACTAGCATTCCCAGTAGCTGTGCAATGGTTTATCGATGACCTTCTGCCCTCAGGAAATTGGGAAACAATCGTGCGTGTAGGTATAGTTCTCTTATTCGTCTATATTATTAGTACTGTACTCCAATATATCGTGAGCTACTTGGGGCACAAGTTAGGTATTAACATTGAGACGGATATGAGACAAAAACTATTTAACCATGTCCAACGACAATCATTCCGGTTTTTTGATAACACGAAAACGGGCCACATTATGAGTAGAATCACAAATGACCTGTTTGATATCGGAGAACTAGCACATCATGGACCCGAGGACCTATTTATTGCCATAATGACTATTATAGGTACCTTCACTATTATGTTCAACATTAATCCCGAGTTGGCTATTATTGCTATTATAATGGTTCCTTTTTTATCTATTGTAGCAACCTATGGGAATATCATGATGAATAAAGCTTGGAAAAATATGTACGGGAAAATAGCTGACGTCAATGCAAGAGTAGAAGACAGCGTTTCCGGTGTACGAGTTGTCCAATCCTTTACAAATGAAAATTTTGAAATTTCAAGATTCAAGGAAGATAATTCACAATTCCGAATAGCGAAACTAAAAGCTTACAAAGTCATGGCAGGTACTCATTCTACCATCTATATGATGACAAGGCTAGTAACTTTAGTTGTCCTGGTAGTAGGAGCATGGTTCTCTTTTCAAAACTACATAACTTATGGAGAGCTAGTAAGTTTTATTTTATATGTAAATGTACTAATTAAGCCAGTGGATAAAATTACCGCTTTATTGGAATTATATCCTAAAGGAATGGCTGGATTTAAGCGTTTCTTAGAATTAGTGGAGCAAGAGCCGGAAATAGAAGATAAACCGAATGCAATTCAAGTAAATCATTTAAACGGTAATATTTCCTTTAGTCATGTTAGCTTCCAATACGATGAGCATAAAACTGTGTTAAAGGATATTAACCTTTCCATACGTGCTGGTGAAACAGTAGCATTTGTTGGTCCTTCCGGGGCAGGGAAAACAACCATTTGTTCCTTAATACCTCGTTTTTACGATGTCAGTGACGGGGCAATTTCTGTTGATGGGATCAATATACAAGATTTATCTCTTCAATCACTCCGCTCACAAATCGGAATAGTCCAACAGGATGTATTTTTGTTTACCGGCACCATTCGAGAAAATATTGCTTATGGAAAAAAGGATGCTACGGAAGAGGAGATTAGAAGTGCAGCTAAGAAAGCACATTTAGAAAGCTTAATCGCTTCCTTACCAGCCGGGTATGAAACACAAATAGGTGAACGTGGACTAAAATTGTCAGGTGGACAAAAACAAAGACTGGCAATAGCTCGAATGTTTTTAAAGAATCCGCCTATTCTCATTTTGGATGAGGCAACTTCTGCTCTCGATACAGAAACAGAAAAAATTATCCAGCAATCACTAATGGAGCTAGCAGAGGATCGTACAACTCTTATAATTGCACACCGCTTAGCAACAATTAGAGACGCGGACCGGGTAATTGTAGTAACTGAGGACGGAATTGCCGAAGATGGATCATACAACGAGCTTGTGGCTAAAGAAGGTATTTTTGCAAGACTTCATAACATACAGTTTCAACAAGTTTAA
- a CDS encoding AMP-binding protein, which yields MGLLNEKTIGEIVKEAASKFPDKEAYVYPEHGIRKTYKEFDMETDELAKAFIGMGVQKGEHIAIWSDNKREWLLSQFATGKMGAVLVTVNTNYQEKELEYLLQQSDATTLILCESFKTTSYLDIIRAICPQINTAEKGNIQSEKLPYLKRVIVMSENDYPGIYKWSEFVEFAKRVSDETLEDAMKETHNDEVINIQYTSGTTGFPKGVMLSHKNIVNNGQLVGDYIHLTEHDRLCIPVPFFHCFGCVMGTIASVTHGTTMVIIEQFDAGKVLKIVQDEKCTALHGVPTMFIAELNHPNFKQFDLSTLRTGIMAGSICPIEVMKKVMEDMGATEITIAYGQTESSPVITQTKTDDSIEKRVSSVGKAHPGVEVKIIDPATGEDTPAGVPGELCTRGYLVMKGYYKNEEATKSTIDDNGWLHTGDIAVMDDEGYIDITGRIKDMVIRGGENIYPKEVEEFLYQHPAIQDVQVVGVPDPKYGEELMAWVILKTGESLTSDDLKEFCKGKISYHKIPRYIEFIDAYPMTASGKIQKFLLREMSKEKIEA from the coding sequence ATTGGGTTGTTAAATGAAAAAACAATTGGGGAGATAGTAAAGGAAGCCGCAAGTAAGTTTCCTGACAAAGAGGCTTATGTGTACCCTGAGCATGGGATTCGTAAAACATATAAAGAGTTTGATATGGAAACTGACGAGCTTGCTAAAGCATTTATTGGCATGGGTGTTCAAAAAGGAGAACATATTGCCATTTGGTCAGACAATAAAAGGGAATGGCTATTAAGCCAATTTGCAACTGGAAAAATGGGAGCAGTTTTAGTAACGGTTAATACAAACTATCAGGAAAAAGAACTGGAATATCTATTACAGCAATCAGATGCTACTACTCTTATTTTATGTGAATCCTTTAAAACTACTTCTTATCTCGACATTATTCGTGCAATTTGCCCTCAAATAAATACAGCAGAAAAAGGGAATATTCAATCTGAAAAACTTCCCTATTTAAAACGAGTGATTGTAATGAGTGAAAATGACTACCCAGGAATTTATAAATGGTCGGAGTTCGTTGAATTTGCAAAAAGAGTATCTGATGAAACTTTAGAAGATGCGATGAAAGAGACTCATAATGATGAAGTCATTAATATTCAATATACTTCTGGAACGACTGGATTTCCAAAGGGAGTAATGCTTTCCCATAAAAATATAGTTAACAATGGTCAGCTTGTAGGAGACTACATTCATCTAACTGAACATGATCGTCTTTGTATACCTGTACCCTTCTTTCATTGCTTCGGTTGTGTCATGGGAACAATTGCTTCAGTAACACATGGGACCACAATGGTAATCATTGAACAATTTGATGCAGGGAAAGTGTTGAAAATAGTGCAGGATGAGAAATGTACTGCTTTACACGGGGTACCAACCATGTTCATCGCTGAATTAAATCATCCAAATTTTAAGCAATTTGATTTATCTACTTTACGTACTGGAATTATGGCTGGTTCTATTTGTCCGATAGAAGTTATGAAGAAAGTGATGGAAGACATGGGTGCAACTGAAATTACCATTGCCTATGGACAAACTGAATCCTCGCCAGTTATTACGCAAACTAAAACAGATGATTCAATTGAAAAAAGAGTGTCCTCAGTTGGGAAAGCTCATCCAGGAGTAGAAGTGAAAATAATAGATCCGGCAACAGGAGAAGATACCCCTGCAGGAGTACCAGGGGAACTATGTACAAGAGGATATTTAGTGATGAAAGGCTACTATAAAAATGAAGAAGCAACAAAATCGACAATAGATGACAACGGCTGGCTCCACACTGGCGATATTGCCGTAATGGATGACGAAGGCTATATCGATATAACCGGAAGAATCAAGGATATGGTAATTCGAGGTGGTGAGAATATTTATCCGAAAGAAGTAGAAGAATTTCTTTATCAGCATCCAGCTATTCAAGACGTACAGGTTGTAGGTGTCCCAGACCCGAAATACGGAGAAGAGCTAATGGCTTGGGTAATTCTAAAAACAGGAGAAAGCCTAACGTCAGATGATTTGAAGGAATTCTGTAAAGGGAAAATATCTTATCATAAAATACCAAGATATATTGAATTCATCGATGCATACCCAATGACAGCATCAGGGAAGATACAGAAATTCTTACTGAGAGAAATGTCAAAAGAGAAAATAGAAGCATAG
- a CDS encoding PCYCGC motif-containing (lipo)protein, protein MKKILFLLFCLMLVLAACGQKEESHKAAEEVDHQEHDHDHTTHLANGDIQETTSSTDVLPKFLEKQPENMQLIYQAAAKANDVLKWMPCYCGCGDSAGHKSNFNCFVQEIKENGEVVWDDHGTRCAACLETAVASINMVQEGKSLIEIRQAIDEAYQEGYSKPTDTPMPS, encoded by the coding sequence ATGAAAAAAATTCTATTTTTATTATTTTGTTTAATGTTGGTGCTTGCTGCCTGTGGTCAAAAAGAAGAAAGTCACAAGGCTGCAGAAGAAGTGGATCATCAGGAGCATGATCACGACCATACGACTCATTTAGCTAATGGGGATATTCAAGAAACTACTTCTTCAACTGATGTGCTTCCTAAGTTTCTAGAAAAACAGCCTGAAAATATGCAGCTGATTTATCAAGCTGCAGCAAAAGCTAATGATGTACTCAAGTGGATGCCTTGTTACTGTGGTTGCGGAGATAGTGCAGGCCATAAAAGCAACTTCAACTGTTTTGTACAGGAAATTAAAGAAAATGGTGAAGTCGTATGGGATGACCATGGTACTCGCTGTGCAGCGTGCTTAGAAACTGCCGTTGCCTCAATTAACATGGTTCAAGAAGGTAAGTCACTTATAGAAATTCGCCAGGCCATAGACGAGGCTTATCAAGAAGGCTACTCAAAACCAACTGACACACCAATGCCCTCTTAA
- a CDS encoding SAM-dependent methyltransferase → MEFNEMKDSVLKQILSKQLIQATISQPRAKSNEIKRIKLKPIEIKNMYHIQLEYQYERILKHENIRIEEFSSAWEKLLDDFRQIHVDFIEEKIQIQLSKKNKVMYKTEKNTSLKQVDLSHNRKKNYLLDEHTPYPFLIRLGVQTSEGKVKKQKYDKFKQINRFIEFIDDTLAYLPKDKTVRILDFGSGKSYLTFALYHYLKIEKGLDIRVTGLDLKKEVIEECSQIAKDLDYDDLEFLVGDINDYNDETAVDMVVTLHACDVATDMALARAVKWNASVILSVPCCQHELNRQLDAPGLNIMLKHGLIKERFSALATDSIRAEILNLVGYEAQLVEFIDIENTPKNILIRAYKTGGKPTHEQIEGYEQFKEMLNAQPFLENELKEYLNID, encoded by the coding sequence ATGGAATTCAACGAAATGAAAGACAGCGTATTAAAGCAAATCTTATCTAAACAGCTGATTCAAGCAACAATAAGCCAACCAAGGGCTAAATCTAATGAAATAAAGCGCATCAAACTAAAGCCTATTGAAATAAAAAATATGTACCACATCCAATTAGAATACCAATACGAACGTATTTTAAAGCACGAAAATATTCGAATAGAAGAATTCTCTTCAGCATGGGAAAAGTTACTGGATGACTTTCGCCAAATTCACGTTGATTTTATTGAGGAAAAGATTCAAATACAACTTTCTAAGAAAAATAAAGTGATGTATAAAACTGAAAAAAACACTTCATTGAAACAAGTGGATTTATCTCATAATCGTAAAAAAAACTACTTGTTAGACGAGCATACACCTTATCCTTTTTTAATCCGATTAGGAGTTCAAACTTCTGAAGGAAAAGTAAAAAAACAAAAGTACGATAAATTTAAACAAATTAATCGTTTTATTGAGTTTATAGATGATACTTTGGCTTATTTACCAAAGGATAAAACCGTTCGCATTTTAGATTTTGGCTCTGGTAAATCCTATTTAACGTTTGCCCTTTATCACTATTTAAAAATTGAAAAGGGATTAGACATTCGTGTTACGGGACTTGACTTAAAAAAGGAAGTAATTGAAGAATGTTCGCAAATCGCTAAAGATCTAGACTATGACGATTTGGAATTTTTAGTGGGAGATATTAATGATTATAACGACGAAACTGCCGTAGACATGGTTGTTACCTTACATGCTTGTGATGTTGCAACTGATATGGCACTTGCCCGAGCGGTTAAGTGGAATGCTAGCGTCATTTTAAGTGTGCCTTGCTGTCAGCACGAGTTAAATAGACAGCTTGATGCCCCTGGGTTAAACATTATGCTGAAGCATGGATTAATTAAAGAACGTTTTTCAGCACTTGCTACAGATTCAATACGTGCCGAAATATTGAATCTGGTAGGCTACGAGGCCCAATTAGTGGAGTTTATAGATATTGAAAATACGCCTAAAAATATTTTAATACGTGCCTATAAAACAGGTGGAAAGCCAACCCATGAACAAATAGAAGGCTATGAACAATTCAAAGAAATGCTAAACGCTCAACCATTTCTAGAAAATGAACTTAAGGAATACTTGAATATAGACTAA
- a CDS encoding peptide MFS transporter, protein MLSKEEIVKSVPQTGFFGQPKGLLSLFFTEFWERFSYYGMRAILIYYMYYEVTQGGLGLERSTANSIMAVYGSLVYMSGIIGGWIADRLFGTTRTVFYGGVLIMIGHIVLAFPGGLTTLFISMAFIIIGTGLLKSNISTIVGDLYSAEDARRDSGFSIFYMGINMGAFIAPLIVGTIGLEYNFHLGFGLAAVGMAIGLVVFLLTKKKYLGLAGSYVPNPLTKEGKKKFFTRLVIAVVIIAALGFYLIQAGIMTIDVFTMTISILGILIPTLYFIIMYRSDKSTEDEKSRLLAYIPLFVAAMMFWAIQEQGSNILAQYADERVDLTLGSFEISPAWFQSLNPLFIIALAPVFAWLWVKLGNRQPSTPRKFAYGLFFAGLSFVVMIFPAYFNGTDTLANPMWLVLSFFLVVLGELLLSPVGLSATTKLAPAAFAAQTMSLWFMTNASAQAINAQVVKLYKPETEIMYFGVIGAIAIGLGVILYLMTPIIQKYMRGIR, encoded by the coding sequence ATGTTATCGAAAGAAGAAATAGTAAAATCCGTACCACAAACAGGATTTTTTGGACAGCCGAAAGGTCTTCTATCCTTGTTCTTTACGGAGTTTTGGGAGCGTTTTTCATACTACGGTATGCGCGCAATTTTAATCTATTATATGTATTACGAAGTGACTCAAGGCGGTTTAGGGCTAGAACGATCAACAGCGAACTCTATTATGGCTGTTTATGGTTCCTTAGTTTATATGTCTGGGATTATTGGTGGTTGGATAGCCGATAGACTATTCGGTACTACAAGAACAGTGTTCTATGGCGGAGTATTAATTATGATCGGTCATATTGTACTGGCATTCCCAGGTGGTTTAACTACCTTATTCATATCCATGGCATTTATCATTATTGGTACTGGTTTATTAAAGTCTAATATTTCTACTATTGTCGGTGATTTATATTCCGCTGAGGATGCTCGTAGAGATTCAGGTTTCAGTATTTTCTATATGGGTATTAATATGGGAGCTTTCATTGCACCATTAATCGTTGGGACAATCGGCTTAGAGTATAACTTCCATTTAGGATTTGGTTTGGCAGCTGTAGGTATGGCAATAGGTTTAGTAGTCTTTTTACTAACTAAGAAAAAATATTTAGGCTTGGCAGGATCTTATGTACCAAATCCGCTTACTAAAGAAGGAAAGAAAAAATTCTTTACGAGATTAGTAATAGCCGTAGTAATTATTGCAGCACTTGGTTTTTATCTGATTCAAGCTGGTATTATGACGATTGACGTTTTCACTATGACTATCTCCATACTTGGTATTTTAATCCCAACTCTATACTTCATTATTATGTATAGAAGTGATAAGTCAACGGAAGATGAAAAGTCTCGTTTACTTGCTTACATTCCACTTTTCGTAGCAGCAATGATGTTCTGGGCAATTCAAGAGCAAGGTTCTAACATTTTAGCTCAATATGCAGATGAGCGTGTAGATCTAACTCTTGGGTCATTTGAAATTTCACCTGCGTGGTTCCAATCGTTGAATCCATTATTTATCATCGCCCTTGCTCCAGTCTTTGCATGGTTATGGGTGAAACTTGGGAATAGACAACCGTCAACCCCTCGTAAATTTGCATATGGGTTATTCTTTGCGGGTCTGTCCTTTGTAGTAATGATTTTCCCTGCTTACTTTAATGGTACTGATACGTTAGCTAATCCTATGTGGCTTGTTCTAAGCTTTTTCTTAGTAGTACTTGGTGAGTTACTTCTTTCACCAGTTGGTTTGTCTGCAACTACAAAGCTAGCTCCAGCTGCTTTTGCTGCGCAAACGATGAGTTTATGGTTTATGACAAATGCTTCTGCACAAGCAATTAATGCGCAGGTTGTAAAATTGTACAAGCCAGAAACAGAAATTATGTACTTTGGAGTAATAGGTGCAATTGCAATAGGGTTAGGGGTAATTCTTTATCTAATGACACCGATTATCCAAAAATACATGCGTGGTATTCGTTAA
- a CDS encoding VOC family protein: protein MFLDHIVHFVNKKPIEVAGDWQQQGINAVVGGQHLNWGTYNALLYTVNSYVEWLAMEEEQVARRVVHPLVELMLHDLNEGPGFGTICIRANDLEVLRKDLENKGIETTGVLYAERKTAAGSLRKWKMLFIKEEVSDSLPAPFFIEWEETDDERYELLQKEGTVNNSNLQLNIESCEFHVENPREVIEKWTSYLNVTYDHQTLFLPNTKLIFKQLKQGTKERLVSVQIKGLPNQEAIVYEQGVYRFD from the coding sequence ATGTTTTTAGACCATATTGTTCATTTTGTGAATAAAAAACCTATAGAAGTGGCCGGAGATTGGCAGCAGCAAGGAATTAATGCCGTGGTTGGTGGACAGCATTTAAACTGGGGGACGTATAATGCACTTCTTTATACGGTAAATAGTTATGTAGAATGGTTAGCGATGGAAGAGGAACAGGTAGCTAGGCGTGTAGTACACCCTTTAGTAGAATTAATGCTCCATGATTTAAATGAAGGTCCAGGTTTTGGAACGATTTGCATTAGAGCAAATGATTTGGAAGTACTTAGAAAAGACTTAGAAAACAAAGGTATAGAAACAACAGGAGTATTGTATGCTGAAAGAAAGACAGCTGCTGGATCTTTACGTAAATGGAAAATGCTATTTATTAAAGAAGAAGTTAGTGACAGCTTACCTGCGCCATTTTTTATAGAGTGGGAAGAAACGGATGATGAAAGATATGAGTTGCTTCAGAAGGAGGGAACAGTGAACAATAGTAACCTCCAACTCAACATTGAGAGCTGTGAGTTTCATGTAGAAAATCCAAGGGAAGTAATAGAGAAATGGACTAGCTATCTGAATGTTACTTACGATCATCAAACGTTATTCTTACCCAATACAAAATTAATATTTAAACAGCTGAAACAAGGGACTAAAGAAAGGCTTGTTAGTGTGCAAATTAAAGGCCTCCCTAACCAAGAAGCTATTGTTTACGAACAAGGAGTATATCGTTTCGATTAA
- a CDS encoding FtsX-like permease family protein, with protein MLFKDQLEFVSQHIKKNKLRVFMTVLAATMGCAFLIVLASIGFGVQDMMRSEILEDQAITEVEVYGNEGVIDYEEIKNIDSVGAVVQRASIDVETIFKLEDRTIFGNSKLTNFKEETNSNLSLSEGRMPKDGNEIIVGYHFAENLWTEQEFATWEDGAAEDGEIPKGYEESILGKEVTLVMKPYGQEDTFPEQWTFTIVGVTKQPAKDWIVDKIVLMDESWTETLMASYKANVAEVPEEVLYTETKVFTASLEDVKAATDELKEMGYSVYSVSEQLEQLDVFFMAFKIGLIFVGTIAVLISSIGIFNTMTMAVTERTREIGVMKAIGASPKLIRRLFLMESAWIGIIGTVLAVIISYVVSYLANLVLPIVVGMALEEESIAGMNLTFSLIPWQLVAIASCISIGVAMISGWRPAKKATKIDVIQALRQEL; from the coding sequence ATGTTATTTAAGGATCAGCTAGAATTTGTATCCCAGCATATTAAGAAAAATAAACTACGAGTATTTATGACAGTGCTTGCCGCAACAATGGGTTGTGCATTTTTAATCGTTCTAGCTTCTATAGGGTTTGGTGTACAAGATATGATGCGTTCTGAAATCTTAGAGGACCAAGCTATTACAGAGGTAGAAGTGTATGGTAACGAAGGCGTAATCGATTATGAGGAAATAAAAAATATAGATTCGGTCGGAGCAGTTGTTCAACGTGCTAGCATAGACGTCGAAACTATTTTCAAATTAGAGGATAGAACAATTTTTGGAAACTCCAAGCTAACGAATTTTAAAGAAGAAACAAATTCAAACCTTTCATTATCCGAGGGTAGAATGCCTAAAGATGGTAATGAAATTATTGTTGGCTATCACTTCGCAGAAAACTTGTGGACAGAACAAGAGTTTGCGACTTGGGAAGATGGAGCAGCAGAGGACGGAGAAATACCGAAAGGGTATGAAGAATCCATACTAGGTAAAGAGGTTACTCTAGTCATGAAGCCATATGGTCAAGAGGATACCTTTCCAGAACAATGGACGTTTACAATTGTAGGGGTTACTAAGCAACCAGCAAAAGACTGGATAGTCGATAAAATTGTCCTAATGGATGAATCTTGGACGGAAACATTAATGGCATCCTATAAAGCGAATGTAGCAGAGGTACCGGAAGAGGTTCTATACACAGAAACGAAAGTTTTTACTGCTAGTCTAGAGGACGTCAAGGCTGCAACAGATGAACTTAAAGAGATGGGTTACAGTGTTTACTCTGTTTCCGAGCAATTGGAGCAGTTAGATGTATTTTTTATGGCATTTAAAATAGGACTTATATTTGTAGGTACGATTGCAGTTTTAATTTCATCTATAGGTATCTTTAATACAATGACAATGGCGGTTACAGAGAGAACAAGAGAAATCGGAGTGATGAAAGCAATTGGGGCTAGCCCAAAATTGATCCGTCGACTGTTTCTCATGGAAAGTGCATGGATCGGTATTATTGGAACTGTGCTTGCAGTAATTATTTCTTATGTAGTGAGTTATTTAGCTAATCTAGTCTTGCCAATTGTTGTAGGCATGGCATTAGAGGAGGAAAGTATTGCGGGTATGAATTTAACGTTTTCGTTAATTCCTTGGCAGCTTGTAGCTATTGCGTCTTGCATAAGTATTGGGGTAGCTATGATTTCTGGATGGAGACCAGCAAAGAAAGCAACTAAAATTGACGTTATACAGGCTTTGAGACAAGAATTATAA
- a CDS encoding ABC transporter ATP-binding protein: protein MIHVKNVNHTFLIGKKGKEKKVPVLKNLSFDVQQGEIVAVVGKSGSGKSTLLNTLAGFMSPEQGSILINGQETVKLNETERAAFRLNNFGFIFQNFQLMPGLTAFENVELPLKLKGISAKKRKVTVLQIMKKVGLDSVSDHYPNELSGGQQQRVSIARALITSPPILLADEPTGSLDSETEQDILLLIQELNQTMGITFVIITHDEEVASIAHRKLKMHDGELSKEDMSHVI from the coding sequence ATGATACATGTAAAGAATGTCAATCATACATTTTTAATTGGAAAGAAAGGAAAAGAGAAGAAGGTGCCTGTACTAAAGAATCTCTCCTTTGACGTACAACAAGGAGAAATTGTGGCCGTAGTTGGGAAAAGTGGTTCGGGTAAGTCTACTTTATTGAACACGCTTGCAGGTTTTATGAGTCCAGAACAAGGGTCTATTCTTATAAATGGTCAAGAGACTGTTAAGTTAAATGAAACCGAAAGAGCAGCCTTTCGCTTAAATAATTTCGGCTTTATCTTTCAAAACTTTCAGCTGATGCCTGGTTTAACTGCTTTTGAAAATGTGGAGCTGCCATTAAAGCTGAAAGGAATTTCTGCTAAAAAACGTAAAGTAACCGTCCTTCAAATTATGAAAAAGGTAGGTCTAGATTCTGTGTCCGATCATTATCCAAATGAATTGTCTGGTGGGCAGCAACAGCGGGTTAGTATAGCTCGTGCATTAATCACGAGTCCCCCTATTTTATTGGCAGATGAGCCAACCGGTAGCCTAGACTCAGAGACAGAGCAGGACATTCTACTTCTCATTCAAGAACTCAATCAAACTATGGGGATTACGTTTGTTATTATCACTCATGATGAAGAGGTAGCTAGTATCGCACACCGCAAGTTAAAGATGCACGACGGAGAACTTAGCAAGGAGGATATGTCTCATGTTATTTAA
- the hflX gene encoding GTPase HflX: MEQLDERAIVVAVKLQKDEHFEYELEELINLAAALDVEVVGEITQNLERVTSSHYVGTGKVEEIKNLFDATDANLVIFNDELSPSQIRNLERDLECKVIDRTMLILDIFARRAKSNEAQMQVELAQLQYMLPRLVGLRASLGRQGGSTGGGVSNRGAGETKLELDRRKIEDQIAKLKRELELVKDQRETQRKQRKKNNIPVVSLVGYTNAGKSTIMNQLLQKIGQEQSKQVFEKDMLFATLETSVRQIKLPDQKEFLLTDTVGFVSKLPHHLVKAFRSTLEEARDANLLLHVVDVSNDEHRYMMDVTNETLLEVGVKDVPTIFVYNKSDLADMMYPHVAGSNIWISAKDGKGLDELLDIIKKYIFSDYVQCDLLIPFDRGDIVSYLNEKATVKSTSYEEEGTLVHVELKKSDYDRLEGFVYNP; encoded by the coding sequence ATGGAACAGTTAGATGAAAGAGCGATTGTAGTTGCAGTTAAGCTGCAAAAAGATGAGCATTTCGAATATGAATTAGAGGAGCTTATTAATTTAGCTGCAGCTTTAGATGTGGAGGTTGTTGGTGAAATCACTCAAAATTTAGAGCGAGTGACATCTTCTCATTATGTAGGAACAGGTAAAGTAGAGGAGATAAAAAATCTCTTCGATGCTACAGATGCAAATCTCGTTATATTTAACGATGAACTTTCTCCATCTCAAATAAGAAACCTAGAGCGAGATTTAGAATGCAAGGTAATAGATCGTACTATGCTAATTTTAGACATTTTTGCAAGACGCGCAAAATCCAATGAGGCACAAATGCAAGTGGAACTAGCACAACTTCAATATATGCTACCGAGACTTGTCGGACTGCGAGCCTCCCTTGGTCGTCAGGGTGGTAGTACGGGCGGGGGAGTTAGTAACCGTGGTGCTGGGGAAACAAAGCTAGAATTGGATCGTCGTAAAATTGAAGACCAAATAGCAAAGCTGAAGAGAGAGCTAGAACTAGTTAAGGATCAAAGGGAAACGCAAAGAAAACAACGTAAAAAAAATAATATACCTGTTGTTTCTCTAGTTGGCTATACCAACGCCGGAAAGTCTACGATTATGAACCAACTGCTTCAAAAGATTGGACAAGAACAATCGAAGCAAGTATTTGAGAAAGACATGCTCTTTGCTACATTGGAAACTTCCGTCCGTCAAATTAAACTACCAGACCAAAAGGAATTCCTATTAACTGATACAGTAGGATTTGTCAGTAAACTACCCCATCATCTAGTGAAGGCATTCCGATCAACACTTGAGGAAGCAAGGGATGCTAATCTACTATTACATGTGGTAGACGTTTCTAATGATGAACACCGCTATATGATGGATGTGACGAATGAAACTCTACTTGAAGTGGGAGTAAAGGACGTTCCAACAATTTTTGTTTACAATAAATCGGATTTAGCAGACATGATGTACCCACACGTTGCAGGAAGTAATATCTGGATATCTGCAAAAGATGGGAAAGGTTTAGATGAACTGTTAGATATTATTAAAAAGTATATATTCTCTGACTATGTTCAGTGCGATCTGCTAATTCCATTTGATCGAGGAGATATCGTTTCATATCTTAATGAGAAAGCCACAGTTAAGTCGACCTCATATGAGGAAGAAGGAACGCTAGTGCACGTGGAATTAAAAAAATCAGATTATGATCGTTTAGAGGGATTTGTGTATAACCCATAA